In one Arenibacter antarcticus genomic region, the following are encoded:
- a CDS encoding sodium:proton antiporter, whose protein sequence is MVELAGIVVLGIIAQWVAWRFKLPAILPLILIGLLVGPVATLFTGTGTKLIEPVWNGENGLFPGESLYYFVSLAISIILFEGGLTLKRADVANVGPVITKLITIGSLVTFLGAGFATHFIFDLTWQISFLFSALIIVTGPTVITPILRNIPLKNDLSAVLKWEGILIDPLGALAAVLVYEFISVGEGQGYTVTALIEFGKILLFGLTFGFTFAHGLIYIIKKNFVPHYLLNVVSLSVVLLVFVVSDSFAHESGLLAVVIMGMVMGNSNLPNLKELLYFKESLSVLLVSILFILLAANINISDFQLLLRWETLAIFAIVVFVLRPLGVFLSTIGSNLKLNDKLFISWVGPRGIVAAGIASLFGSKLISRGEAGAEYITPLVFMIVLGTVLLNATTARLFAKLVGVFLKKSEGILIIGASQVSRLIASYLKDNKRQVVLIDNNQNNVNKAISMGLEAFSANIYSDSLTDNLELNGVGYLMALTGNSEINNFAINTYKKEFGENGAFRLIDSAEMNDPNNNPKEGLFSHTDDFIRLTETARRYPTIHEIEVKDKKNYKGLIEITKADRDIVPLFFKSLNGDLKILTSFSSNLEDVEEGSKLVYLGKKMEVEQEGEKEMIASEKEEI, encoded by the coding sequence ATGGTAGAACTAGCAGGAATAGTCGTTCTTGGGATTATAGCACAATGGGTAGCATGGCGTTTTAAATTACCGGCCATTTTGCCCCTAATCCTTATAGGCCTTTTAGTAGGTCCCGTTGCCACCTTGTTTACCGGAACTGGTACAAAATTAATAGAGCCGGTCTGGAATGGGGAAAATGGTCTATTTCCTGGCGAAAGTCTTTACTATTTCGTTTCCTTAGCCATAAGTATTATTCTTTTTGAAGGAGGATTGACCCTTAAACGTGCAGACGTAGCCAATGTAGGACCAGTTATTACAAAATTAATAACGATTGGGTCTTTGGTTACTTTTTTGGGAGCCGGATTTGCGACGCATTTTATTTTTGATCTTACATGGCAAATATCCTTTTTGTTCTCTGCTTTGATTATTGTAACGGGCCCTACGGTTATTACCCCGATTTTGAGGAATATACCCCTTAAGAACGATCTTTCTGCGGTATTGAAATGGGAGGGAATTTTAATAGATCCTTTGGGAGCATTGGCTGCCGTTTTGGTCTACGAGTTCATTAGTGTGGGCGAGGGACAGGGTTATACGGTAACCGCTCTTATAGAATTTGGAAAGATTTTGCTTTTTGGACTTACCTTCGGATTTACCTTTGCCCATGGCCTGATCTACATCATAAAAAAGAATTTTGTACCACATTATCTTTTAAACGTGGTATCTCTCTCCGTGGTACTTCTTGTTTTTGTAGTATCCGATTCCTTTGCCCACGAATCTGGACTTTTGGCAGTGGTTATCATGGGAATGGTTATGGGCAATTCCAATTTGCCCAACCTAAAGGAGCTGTTGTATTTTAAAGAATCATTAAGTGTTCTTTTAGTTTCCATTCTGTTTATCCTGCTTGCGGCTAATATCAATATATCGGATTTTCAGCTGCTTCTTAGATGGGAGACGCTTGCTATTTTTGCCATTGTGGTTTTTGTTTTAAGGCCTTTAGGGGTGTTTTTAAGTACCATTGGATCTAATCTTAAACTGAATGATAAATTATTTATTAGCTGGGTAGGACCAAGGGGAATAGTTGCGGCAGGTATTGCCTCGCTTTTCGGATCCAAACTAATTTCCAGAGGGGAAGCGGGGGCAGAATATATTACGCCCTTGGTATTTATGATTGTTTTGGGGACCGTATTGCTCAATGCAACGACAGCAAGGCTGTTTGCGAAATTGGTAGGTGTATTTTTAAAGAAATCCGAAGGCATACTGATTATTGGTGCTTCTCAAGTATCCAGATTGATCGCCAGTTATTTGAAAGATAATAAGCGGCAAGTAGTGTTGATAGACAATAACCAAAACAATGTAAACAAAGCCATATCAATGGGTCTAGAAGCGTTTTCGGCCAATATTTATTCGGATTCGCTGACAGATAATCTTGAACTTAATGGTGTGGGATATTTAATGGCACTTACCGGAAACTCGGAAATAAATAATTTCGCCATTAATACCTATAAAAAGGAATTTGGGGAAAATGGAGCCTTTAGGTTGATTGATTCCGCGGAAATGAATGATCCCAATAATAATCCCAAAGAAGGGTTGTTTTCTCATACGGATGATTTTATTAGGTTAACGGAAACGGCAAGGAGATATCCAACCATCCATGAAATAGAAGTGAAAGACAAAAAAAACTACAAAGGATTAATAGAAATCACCAAAGCAGATAGAGATATTGTTCCCTTGTTCTTTAAAAGTTTGAATGGGGATTTAAAGATTCTTACATCTTTTAGCAGCAATTTGGAAGATGTAGAAGAAGGAAGTAAACTGGTGTATCTTGGCAAAAAAATGGAGGTAGAACAGGAGGGAGAAAAGGAAATGATAGCTTCGGAGAAGGAAGAAATTTAA